A genomic window from Anthonomus grandis grandis chromosome 4, icAntGran1.3, whole genome shotgun sequence includes:
- the LOC126735781 gene encoding transmembrane protein 208, producing MAPSQKSTKQATKGSKQIVEDNKATLSFYRNMAMIANGFSLAILVFYSSTINIVLYLFSIAVYIGAYQFMAYMARSKYSETGQLLDSGTDLNMEGGIAENVKDVIILTAACQVLAAIISNYFWLLWLLAPVRIAWIIWKNILSPYFFQSAPETDPQMDDKKMKKMERKQKRMANFR from the exons ATGGCT cCCTCACAGAAAAGTACCAAACAAGCCACCAAAGGATCCAAACAAATTGTGGAGGACAATAAGGCCACTTTAAGCTTCTACAGAAATATGGCTATGATTGCTAATGGGTTTTCTTTAGCTATTTTGGTCTTTTACAGCTCCACTATAAATATT gttttgtatttgttttccaTAGCAGTATACATTGGAGCATATCAATTTATGGCATATATGGCCAGGTCTAAATATTCAGAGACTGGACAGCTTTTGGATAGTGGAACTGATTTAAATATGGAAGGTGGCATAGCCGA aaatgtaaaAGACGTAATAATCCTTACTGCAGCATGTCAAGTATTGGCAGCCATAATTTCAAACTATTTTTGGCTGTTATGGCTGTTGGCTCCTGTGAGAATAGCTTGGATTATATGGAAAAACATTTTGTCCCCATACTTTTTCCAATCAGCTCCAGAGACTGATCCACAAATGGAtgacaaaaaaatgaaaaaaatggagAGAAAGCAAAAACGAATGGCCAACTTCAGGTAG